Proteins encoded by one window of Macaca mulatta isolate MMU2019108-1 chromosome 10, T2T-MMU8v2.0, whole genome shotgun sequence:
- the ADRM1 gene encoding proteasomal ubiquitin receptor ADRM1 isoform X1, producing MGRGQPGREGGRRGGRGLRGPGRVGALGFGRRPGSACCPERGARRELGRICPAERVAGAARRGWFPAETASRLGPAPLGSAGLPRPSADCERMTTSGALFPSLVPGSRGASNKYLVEFRAGKMSLKGTTVTPDKRKGLVYIQQTDDSLIHFCWKDRTSGNVEDDLIIFPDDCEFKRVPQCPSGRVYVLKFKAGSKRLFFWMQEPKTDQDEEHCRKVNEYLNNPPMPGALGASGSSGHELSALGGEGGLQSLLGNMSHSQLMQLIGPAGLGGLGGLGALTGPGLASLLGSSGPPGSSSSSSGALCLRSSRSQSAAVTPSSTTSSTRATPAPSAPAAASATSPSPAPSSGNGASTAASPTQPIQLSDLQSILATMNVPAGPAGGQQVDLASVLTPEIMAPILANADVQERLLPYLPSGESLPQTAEEIQNTLTSPQFQQALGMFSAALASGQLGPLMCQFGLPAEAVEAANKGDVEAFAKAMQNNAKPEQKEGDTKDKKDEEEDMSLD from the exons ATGGGGCGGGGTCAGCCAGGACGAGAAGGTGGCCGGCGCGGCGGGCGGGGCCTGCGGGGGCCGGGCCGGGTGGGGGCTCTGGGGTTCGGGCGCCGCCCCGGTTCCGCCTGCTGCCCTGAGCGTGGGGCTCGGCGGGAGCTCGGGCGGATCTGCCCCGCGGAGCGGGTCGCCGGGGCGGCGCGTCGAGGCTGGTTCCCCGCGGAGACGGCGTCACGCCTGGGGCCGGCCCCATTAGGCTCGGCGGGGCTGCCCCGGCCCAGCGCCGACTGCGAGCG GATGACGACCTCAGGCGCGCTCTTCCCAAGCCTGGTGCCAGGCTCTCGGGGCGCCTCCAACAAGTACCTGGTGGAGTTTCGGGCGGGAAAGATGTCCCTGAAGGGGACCACCGTGACCCCGGATAAGCGGAAAGGGCTGGTGTACATTCAGCAGACGGACGACTCGCTTATTCACTTCTGCTGGAAGGACAGGACGTCCGGGAACGTGGAAGAC GACTTGATCATCTTCCCTGACGACTGTGAGTTCAAGCGGGTGCCGCAGTGCCCCAGCGGGAGGGTCTACGTGCTGAAGTTCAAGGCAGGGTCCAAGCGGCTTTTCTTCTGGATGCAG GAACCCAAGACAGACCAGGATGAGGAGCACTGCCGGAAAGTCAACGAGTATCTGAACAACCCCCCAATGCCTGGGGCTCTGGGGGCGAGCGGGAGCAGCGGCCACGAGCTCTCTGCACTAGGCG GTGAGGGCGGCCTGCAGAGCCTGCTGGGGAACATGAGCCACAGTCAGCTCATGCAGCTCATCGGACCAGCCGGCCTCGGAGGACTGG GTGGGCTGGGGGCCTTGACTGGACCCGGCCTGGCCAGCTTACTGGGGAGCAGCGGGCCTCCAGGGAGCAGCTCCTCCTCCAG CGGTGCCCTCTGTCTTCGCAGCTCCCGGAGCCAGTCGGCAGCAGTCACCCCGTCATCCACCACCTCTTCCACCCGTGCCACCCCAGCCCCTTCTGCTCCAGCAGCTGCCTCAGCAACTAGCCCGAGCCCTGCGCCCAGTTCCGGGAACGGAGCCAGCACAGCAGCCAGCCCGACCCAGCCCATCCAGCTGAGCGACCTCCAGAGCATCCTGGCCACGATGAATGTACCGGCTGGGCCAGCGGGTGGCCAGCAAG TGGACCTGGCCAGTGTGTTGACGCCAGAGATCATGGCTCCCATCCTCGCCAACGCGGACGTCCAGGAGCGCCTGCTTCCCTACTTGCCATCTGGGGAGTCACTGCCGCAGACCGCGGAAGAGATCCAGAACACCCTGACCTCGCCCCAGTTCCAGCAG GCCCTGGGCATGTTCAGCGCAGCCTTGGCCTCGGGGCAGCTGGGCCCCCTCATGTGCCAGTTCGGTCTGCCTGCGGAGGCCGTGGAGGCCGCCAACAAGGGCG ATGTGGAAGCGTTTGCCAAAGCCATGCAGAACAACGCCAAGCCCGAGCAGAAAGAGGGCGACACAAAGGACAAGAAGGACGAAGAGGAGGACATGAGCCTGGACTGA
- the ADRM1 gene encoding proteasomal ubiquitin receptor ADRM1 isoform X2 — protein MGRGQPGREGGRRGGRGLRGPGRVGALGFGRRPGSACCPERGARRELGRICPAERVAGAARRGWFPAETASRLGPAPLGSAGLPRPSADCERMTTSGALFPSLVPGSRGASNKYLVEFRAGKMSLKGTTVTPDKRKGLVYIQQTDDSLIHFCWKDRTSGNVEDDLIIFPDDCEFKRVPQCPSGRVYVLKFKAGSKRLFFWMQEPKTDQDEEHCRKVNEYLNNPPMPGALGASGSSGHELSALGGEGGLQSLLGNMSHSQLMQLIGPAGLGGLGGLGALTGPGLASLLGSSGPPGSSSSSSSRSQSAAVTPSSTTSSTRATPAPSAPAAASATSPSPAPSSGNGASTAASPTQPIQLSDLQSILATMNVPAGPAGGQQVDLASVLTPEIMAPILANADVQERLLPYLPSGESLPQTAEEIQNTLTSPQFQQALGMFSAALASGQLGPLMCQFGLPAEAVEAANKGDVEAFAKAMQNNAKPEQKEGDTKDKKDEEEDMSLD, from the exons ATGGGGCGGGGTCAGCCAGGACGAGAAGGTGGCCGGCGCGGCGGGCGGGGCCTGCGGGGGCCGGGCCGGGTGGGGGCTCTGGGGTTCGGGCGCCGCCCCGGTTCCGCCTGCTGCCCTGAGCGTGGGGCTCGGCGGGAGCTCGGGCGGATCTGCCCCGCGGAGCGGGTCGCCGGGGCGGCGCGTCGAGGCTGGTTCCCCGCGGAGACGGCGTCACGCCTGGGGCCGGCCCCATTAGGCTCGGCGGGGCTGCCCCGGCCCAGCGCCGACTGCGAGCG GATGACGACCTCAGGCGCGCTCTTCCCAAGCCTGGTGCCAGGCTCTCGGGGCGCCTCCAACAAGTACCTGGTGGAGTTTCGGGCGGGAAAGATGTCCCTGAAGGGGACCACCGTGACCCCGGATAAGCGGAAAGGGCTGGTGTACATTCAGCAGACGGACGACTCGCTTATTCACTTCTGCTGGAAGGACAGGACGTCCGGGAACGTGGAAGAC GACTTGATCATCTTCCCTGACGACTGTGAGTTCAAGCGGGTGCCGCAGTGCCCCAGCGGGAGGGTCTACGTGCTGAAGTTCAAGGCAGGGTCCAAGCGGCTTTTCTTCTGGATGCAG GAACCCAAGACAGACCAGGATGAGGAGCACTGCCGGAAAGTCAACGAGTATCTGAACAACCCCCCAATGCCTGGGGCTCTGGGGGCGAGCGGGAGCAGCGGCCACGAGCTCTCTGCACTAGGCG GTGAGGGCGGCCTGCAGAGCCTGCTGGGGAACATGAGCCACAGTCAGCTCATGCAGCTCATCGGACCAGCCGGCCTCGGAGGACTGG GTGGGCTGGGGGCCTTGACTGGACCCGGCCTGGCCAGCTTACTGGGGAGCAGCGGGCCTCCAGGGAGCAGCTCCTCCTCCAG CTCCCGGAGCCAGTCGGCAGCAGTCACCCCGTCATCCACCACCTCTTCCACCCGTGCCACCCCAGCCCCTTCTGCTCCAGCAGCTGCCTCAGCAACTAGCCCGAGCCCTGCGCCCAGTTCCGGGAACGGAGCCAGCACAGCAGCCAGCCCGACCCAGCCCATCCAGCTGAGCGACCTCCAGAGCATCCTGGCCACGATGAATGTACCGGCTGGGCCAGCGGGTGGCCAGCAAG TGGACCTGGCCAGTGTGTTGACGCCAGAGATCATGGCTCCCATCCTCGCCAACGCGGACGTCCAGGAGCGCCTGCTTCCCTACTTGCCATCTGGGGAGTCACTGCCGCAGACCGCGGAAGAGATCCAGAACACCCTGACCTCGCCCCAGTTCCAGCAG GCCCTGGGCATGTTCAGCGCAGCCTTGGCCTCGGGGCAGCTGGGCCCCCTCATGTGCCAGTTCGGTCTGCCTGCGGAGGCCGTGGAGGCCGCCAACAAGGGCG ATGTGGAAGCGTTTGCCAAAGCCATGCAGAACAACGCCAAGCCCGAGCAGAAAGAGGGCGACACAAAGGACAAGAAGGACGAAGAGGAGGACATGAGCCTGGACTGA
- the ADRM1 gene encoding proteasomal ubiquitin receptor ADRM1 isoform X4 yields MTTSGALFPSLVPGSRGASNKYLVEFRAGKMSLKGTTVTPDKRKGLVYIQQTDDSLIHFCWKDRTSGNVEDDLIIFPDDCEFKRVPQCPSGRVYVLKFKAGSKRLFFWMQEPKTDQDEEHCRKVNEYLNNPPMPGALGASGSSGHELSALGGEGGLQSLLGNMSHSQLMQLIGPAGLGGLGGLGALTGPGLASLLGSSGPPGSSSSSSSRSQSAAVTPSSTTSSTRATPAPSAPAAASATSPSPAPSSGNGASTAASPTQPIQLSDLQSILATMNVPAGPAGGQQVDLASVLTPEIMAPILANADVQERLLPYLPSGESLPQTAEEIQNTLTSPQFQQALGMFSAALASGQLGPLMCQFGLPAEAVEAANKGDVEAFAKAMQNNAKPEQKEGDTKDKKDEEEDMSLD; encoded by the exons ATGACGACCTCAGGCGCGCTCTTCCCAAGCCTGGTGCCAGGCTCTCGGGGCGCCTCCAACAAGTACCTGGTGGAGTTTCGGGCGGGAAAGATGTCCCTGAAGGGGACCACCGTGACCCCGGATAAGCGGAAAGGGCTGGTGTACATTCAGCAGACGGACGACTCGCTTATTCACTTCTGCTGGAAGGACAGGACGTCCGGGAACGTGGAAGAC GACTTGATCATCTTCCCTGACGACTGTGAGTTCAAGCGGGTGCCGCAGTGCCCCAGCGGGAGGGTCTACGTGCTGAAGTTCAAGGCAGGGTCCAAGCGGCTTTTCTTCTGGATGCAG GAACCCAAGACAGACCAGGATGAGGAGCACTGCCGGAAAGTCAACGAGTATCTGAACAACCCCCCAATGCCTGGGGCTCTGGGGGCGAGCGGGAGCAGCGGCCACGAGCTCTCTGCACTAGGCG GTGAGGGCGGCCTGCAGAGCCTGCTGGGGAACATGAGCCACAGTCAGCTCATGCAGCTCATCGGACCAGCCGGCCTCGGAGGACTGG GTGGGCTGGGGGCCTTGACTGGACCCGGCCTGGCCAGCTTACTGGGGAGCAGCGGGCCTCCAGGGAGCAGCTCCTCCTCCAG CTCCCGGAGCCAGTCGGCAGCAGTCACCCCGTCATCCACCACCTCTTCCACCCGTGCCACCCCAGCCCCTTCTGCTCCAGCAGCTGCCTCAGCAACTAGCCCGAGCCCTGCGCCCAGTTCCGGGAACGGAGCCAGCACAGCAGCCAGCCCGACCCAGCCCATCCAGCTGAGCGACCTCCAGAGCATCCTGGCCACGATGAATGTACCGGCTGGGCCAGCGGGTGGCCAGCAAG TGGACCTGGCCAGTGTGTTGACGCCAGAGATCATGGCTCCCATCCTCGCCAACGCGGACGTCCAGGAGCGCCTGCTTCCCTACTTGCCATCTGGGGAGTCACTGCCGCAGACCGCGGAAGAGATCCAGAACACCCTGACCTCGCCCCAGTTCCAGCAG GCCCTGGGCATGTTCAGCGCAGCCTTGGCCTCGGGGCAGCTGGGCCCCCTCATGTGCCAGTTCGGTCTGCCTGCGGAGGCCGTGGAGGCCGCCAACAAGGGCG ATGTGGAAGCGTTTGCCAAAGCCATGCAGAACAACGCCAAGCCCGAGCAGAAAGAGGGCGACACAAAGGACAAGAAGGACGAAGAGGAGGACATGAGCCTGGACTGA
- the ADRM1 gene encoding proteasomal ubiquitin receptor ADRM1 isoform X3: MTTSGALFPSLVPGSRGASNKYLVEFRAGKMSLKGTTVTPDKRKGLVYIQQTDDSLIHFCWKDRTSGNVEDDLIIFPDDCEFKRVPQCPSGRVYVLKFKAGSKRLFFWMQEPKTDQDEEHCRKVNEYLNNPPMPGALGASGSSGHELSALGGEGGLQSLLGNMSHSQLMQLIGPAGLGGLGGLGALTGPGLASLLGSSGPPGSSSSSSGALCLRSSRSQSAAVTPSSTTSSTRATPAPSAPAAASATSPSPAPSSGNGASTAASPTQPIQLSDLQSILATMNVPAGPAGGQQVDLASVLTPEIMAPILANADVQERLLPYLPSGESLPQTAEEIQNTLTSPQFQQALGMFSAALASGQLGPLMCQFGLPAEAVEAANKGDVEAFAKAMQNNAKPEQKEGDTKDKKDEEEDMSLD, encoded by the exons ATGACGACCTCAGGCGCGCTCTTCCCAAGCCTGGTGCCAGGCTCTCGGGGCGCCTCCAACAAGTACCTGGTGGAGTTTCGGGCGGGAAAGATGTCCCTGAAGGGGACCACCGTGACCCCGGATAAGCGGAAAGGGCTGGTGTACATTCAGCAGACGGACGACTCGCTTATTCACTTCTGCTGGAAGGACAGGACGTCCGGGAACGTGGAAGAC GACTTGATCATCTTCCCTGACGACTGTGAGTTCAAGCGGGTGCCGCAGTGCCCCAGCGGGAGGGTCTACGTGCTGAAGTTCAAGGCAGGGTCCAAGCGGCTTTTCTTCTGGATGCAG GAACCCAAGACAGACCAGGATGAGGAGCACTGCCGGAAAGTCAACGAGTATCTGAACAACCCCCCAATGCCTGGGGCTCTGGGGGCGAGCGGGAGCAGCGGCCACGAGCTCTCTGCACTAGGCG GTGAGGGCGGCCTGCAGAGCCTGCTGGGGAACATGAGCCACAGTCAGCTCATGCAGCTCATCGGACCAGCCGGCCTCGGAGGACTGG GTGGGCTGGGGGCCTTGACTGGACCCGGCCTGGCCAGCTTACTGGGGAGCAGCGGGCCTCCAGGGAGCAGCTCCTCCTCCAG CGGTGCCCTCTGTCTTCGCAGCTCCCGGAGCCAGTCGGCAGCAGTCACCCCGTCATCCACCACCTCTTCCACCCGTGCCACCCCAGCCCCTTCTGCTCCAGCAGCTGCCTCAGCAACTAGCCCGAGCCCTGCGCCCAGTTCCGGGAACGGAGCCAGCACAGCAGCCAGCCCGACCCAGCCCATCCAGCTGAGCGACCTCCAGAGCATCCTGGCCACGATGAATGTACCGGCTGGGCCAGCGGGTGGCCAGCAAG TGGACCTGGCCAGTGTGTTGACGCCAGAGATCATGGCTCCCATCCTCGCCAACGCGGACGTCCAGGAGCGCCTGCTTCCCTACTTGCCATCTGGGGAGTCACTGCCGCAGACCGCGGAAGAGATCCAGAACACCCTGACCTCGCCCCAGTTCCAGCAG GCCCTGGGCATGTTCAGCGCAGCCTTGGCCTCGGGGCAGCTGGGCCCCCTCATGTGCCAGTTCGGTCTGCCTGCGGAGGCCGTGGAGGCCGCCAACAAGGGCG ATGTGGAAGCGTTTGCCAAAGCCATGCAGAACAACGCCAAGCCCGAGCAGAAAGAGGGCGACACAAAGGACAAGAAGGACGAAGAGGAGGACATGAGCCTGGACTGA